A part of Legionella sainthelensi genomic DNA contains:
- a CDS encoding ATP-binding cassette domain-containing protein, translating into MSIISLHSVSLNIAGNQLLDKADWQIHPQERIALVGRNGAGKSTLLKLLQGDLLPDSGQINRLSGLRVAGLTQEVPITEDDTVYHFLVKSLGEVGEVLSRFYELSQQGDMDKLVACQQQMDNLHAWDKLPLIETMASRLGIATNQRMSNLSGGMKRRVLLGAALIATPDLLLLDEPTNHLDIGAIEWLESYLKEFKGTVLLVTHDREFLDQVSNRIVEIDRGKLYQHDCNYETYLDRRESIRLSEQKQNDLFDKRLAEEEVWIRTGIKARRTRNEGRVRALKSMREEYKARRNQLGQVKAFSLDVTRSGSMVVEANHIDYTLGKKTILRDFSLLLTRGDKLGIIGPNGCGKTTLVRLLLGELQPDCGQVKLGTSLSVAYFDQLRRQLREDQTVMANVGDGADYVTINGKQKHVASYLREFLFSPERFNQPVSVLSGGERNRLLLAKLFAKPVNLLVMDEPTNDLDIETLELLEDMLINYPGTLILISHDRAFINQVVTSVLVYEEVGKFNEFVGGYDEYKMHKKQQQREVVTKAPVVKRNTIANKLSFNEQRELAQLPQKIEHLEEKIADLQLQMADPKFYQQDAQTITKINQSLAENEDSLAQLYARWETLEAVEKRNT; encoded by the coding sequence TCATAGTGTGTCCCTTAATATTGCAGGTAATCAATTATTAGATAAAGCGGACTGGCAGATACATCCCCAAGAGCGCATTGCGTTGGTAGGGAGGAATGGTGCTGGAAAATCGACTCTACTTAAATTATTACAGGGTGACCTACTTCCTGATAGTGGTCAAATCAATCGGCTTTCTGGATTACGTGTGGCAGGTTTAACCCAGGAAGTCCCAATTACTGAAGATGATACGGTTTATCATTTTTTAGTGAAAAGTCTTGGTGAGGTAGGTGAGGTATTATCACGCTTCTATGAATTGTCTCAGCAAGGTGATATGGATAAATTAGTGGCATGCCAACAACAAATGGATAATTTACATGCTTGGGATAAATTACCACTAATAGAAACGATGGCAAGTCGTTTAGGCATAGCTACAAATCAACGTATGAGTAATTTATCAGGAGGAATGAAACGACGAGTACTGCTTGGCGCAGCATTAATTGCTACTCCCGATCTATTACTTTTGGATGAGCCTACAAACCATCTAGATATTGGAGCAATTGAATGGTTAGAATCTTACTTAAAAGAGTTTAAGGGTACGGTATTATTGGTCACCCATGATAGAGAGTTTCTGGATCAAGTCAGCAATCGTATCGTTGAAATTGATCGTGGAAAATTGTACCAACATGATTGTAATTATGAAACTTATCTAGATAGACGCGAATCTATTCGCCTTAGTGAACAAAAGCAAAATGATTTATTTGATAAAAGACTGGCTGAAGAAGAAGTATGGATTCGCACGGGAATTAAAGCACGACGAACCCGTAATGAGGGCAGGGTGCGTGCCTTAAAATCAATGCGTGAGGAATATAAAGCTCGTCGTAATCAGTTAGGGCAGGTAAAAGCATTTTCTTTAGATGTGACACGTTCGGGGTCAATGGTTGTAGAGGCAAATCACATTGATTATACCTTAGGGAAAAAGACGATTTTACGCGATTTTTCATTACTTCTAACCCGTGGCGACAAACTTGGAATTATAGGTCCTAATGGTTGTGGCAAAACAACATTGGTACGATTATTACTCGGAGAGCTACAGCCTGATTGCGGACAGGTTAAACTTGGAACCTCTTTAAGTGTTGCCTACTTTGATCAATTACGTAGGCAATTACGTGAAGATCAAACTGTTATGGCTAATGTTGGTGATGGTGCCGATTATGTAACTATTAACGGCAAACAAAAACATGTTGCGAGTTATTTACGAGAGTTTTTATTTTCACCTGAACGATTTAATCAACCTGTTTCTGTTTTATCAGGTGGAGAAAGAAATAGATTATTATTAGCGAAACTTTTTGCAAAACCTGTCAATTTACTGGTGATGGATGAGCCAACCAATGATTTGGATATTGAAACTTTAGAGCTCCTGGAGGACATGTTAATAAACTATCCTGGAACCTTAATACTAATTAGTCATGATAGAGCATTTATTAATCAAGTTGTTACCAGCGTTCTCGTCTATGAGGAAGTGGGAAAGTTCAATGAGTTTGTTGGTGGCTATGATGAATATAAAATGCATAAAAAACAACAGCAACGTGAGGTCGTAACAAAAGCTCCTGTTGTAAAACGAAATACAATCGCAAATAAGTTAAGTTTTAATGAGCAGCGCGAATTGGCACAATTACCACAGAAAATTGAGCATTTAGAGGAAAAAATAGCTGATTTACAGCTGCAAATGGCTGATCCTAAATTTTATCAACAAGATGCTCAGACAATTACGAAGATAAATCAAAGTCTTGCGGAGAATGAAGATTCATTAGCACAACTTTATGCACGTTGGGAAACCCTGGAAGCTGTTGAAAAAAGGAACACATAA
- the queA gene encoding tRNA preQ1(34) S-adenosylmethionine ribosyltransferase-isomerase QueA, whose protein sequence is MNKEDFYFDLPPELIAQYPLANRSDSRLLVYDRKIGEYGHHQFREIADFLKSGDLLVMNDSKVIPARLYGHKTTGGKVELLVERITGELTFLAHIKASKALKAGSIIQLEQNKHIEILDRQDDLFVCKANTEVLELLNGVGHIPLPPYIARNDESLDIDRYQTIYAKYEGSVAAPTAGLHFDETVLANIRSRGIAVAYVTLHVGAGTFRPVRCDKIEDHKMHCEHFTISAELCAAIHATKAAGNRVIAVGTTALRSLESAVQNGALTPCSRDTDIFIYPGYEFKICDGLMTNFHLPESTLLMLVSAFIGHKQAMKLYHEAIEKKYRFFSYGDTSLLL, encoded by the coding sequence ATGAATAAAGAGGACTTTTATTTTGATTTACCCCCGGAGCTTATTGCTCAATACCCGCTAGCTAATCGGAGCGATTCAAGACTTCTGGTTTATGACCGTAAAATAGGCGAATATGGCCATCATCAGTTTCGAGAAATCGCAGATTTTTTAAAATCAGGTGATTTGCTGGTTATGAATGACTCGAAAGTAATTCCGGCACGATTATATGGTCACAAAACTACCGGAGGAAAGGTTGAGTTATTGGTGGAACGTATTACAGGCGAATTGACTTTTCTTGCTCATATTAAAGCAAGTAAAGCATTGAAAGCGGGTTCCATTATACAATTAGAACAAAATAAACACATTGAAATTCTTGACCGGCAAGATGATCTATTTGTTTGTAAGGCCAACACAGAAGTGTTGGAACTACTCAACGGAGTAGGACATATTCCTCTGCCACCATATATTGCGCGAAATGATGAAAGTTTAGACATAGATCGATATCAAACTATTTACGCTAAATATGAAGGATCAGTTGCAGCCCCAACTGCCGGACTACATTTTGATGAAACAGTGTTAGCCAATATACGTTCAAGGGGTATTGCTGTGGCGTATGTCACATTACACGTAGGGGCGGGAACATTTAGACCAGTTCGCTGTGATAAGATTGAAGATCATAAAATGCATTGTGAGCATTTTACCATTAGTGCGGAATTATGTGCTGCGATTCATGCAACAAAAGCTGCTGGAAATAGGGTGATTGCAGTAGGTACTACCGCTTTGCGCAGTCTTGAAAGTGCGGTACAGAATGGGGCTTTAACTCCTTGCAGCAGAGACACAGATATTTTCATTTATCCGGGATATGAGTTTAAAATTTGTGATGGTTTGATGACTAATTTTCATTTACCTGAATCCACTTTACTTATGTTGGTTTCAGCTTTTATAGGCCATAAACAAGCAATGAAGCTTTATCATGAGGCGATTGAGAAAAAGTATCGATTTTTTAGTTATGGCGACACAAGCTTATTGCTGTAA
- a CDS encoding tRNA-guanine transglycosylase: protein MFAVTQKFIPILTSEAGLCLTAKNWQEVNITAGSYSLESLLYKPGIDVLKKITDIGHYLAWPGFVIFNGMSLRVNKEGLFVLKSPYDGSKIKLSLFDLLALIHHLNPKAVILPKNIMNHFPQFWDHWNCAIFPFFHQNDVEKQNINQLYGVYFNTEENGLDWEQLGRWSNIPRYVIGSFEPGLIHELSHEGVALVETDEPAKAALQGKIYTQSGTIDLTDLNAQMQFEPIDIKCICPTCSQRFTKAYLHHLLQHTPLLCQRFLIQHNVFYAQNTYRN from the coding sequence ATGTTTGCTGTCACTCAAAAGTTTATACCCATTTTAACTTCAGAAGCAGGTCTATGTCTTACCGCGAAAAATTGGCAGGAGGTCAATATAACTGCGGGTTCTTATTCGTTGGAAAGTTTATTGTATAAACCAGGCATAGACGTTTTAAAGAAAATAACTGATATTGGGCATTATTTAGCATGGCCTGGTTTTGTCATATTCAATGGAATGTCGCTTAGAGTGAATAAGGAAGGCCTTTTTGTGCTTAAGTCTCCTTATGATGGTTCCAAAATAAAGCTTAGCCTTTTTGATTTACTTGCATTAATCCATCATTTAAATCCCAAAGCGGTTATTCTACCTAAAAATATCATGAATCATTTTCCACAATTTTGGGATCATTGGAATTGTGCTATTTTTCCTTTTTTTCATCAGAATGATGTAGAAAAACAAAATATAAACCAACTCTATGGTGTTTATTTTAACACTGAGGAGAATGGATTGGATTGGGAACAATTAGGTCGCTGGTCTAACATCCCGCGCTATGTAATAGGTAGTTTTGAACCAGGATTAATTCATGAATTGTCTCATGAAGGAGTTGCGCTTGTTGAGACTGATGAACCTGCAAAAGCAGCGCTACAAGGAAAAATATATACTCAATCTGGAACTATAGATTTAACGGATTTAAACGCCCAAATGCAGTTTGAACCAATTGATATTAAATGCATTTGCCCTACTTGTAGCCAACGGTTTACTAAAGCGTATTTGCATCATTTGTTGCAACATACACCTTTGTTATGTCAACGGTTTTTAATTCAGCATAATGTATTTTATGCGCAGAATACTTATCGGAATTGA